The DNA window TGACTAGCTTTGGCCAGGAAGTAATTTAGTCTGATTTACTTCAATTAATCCAaaatttaaaagtgtgattaatcagattaaaaaaagtaatgaGTTTACATGTTAAGGGAATATTTGACCTTATATGGGTAACATCAAACACCTGAGAAATGACTAGCTTTGGCCTTGGTTCTGCTCAAAGAAGATAAACAGAATGAATGTGTGCTCGGCCTGCACATCAAGTTAAGTTTCAGTTTCGATTCCTGTCAAGGAGGACAAAAGCCTGACAGACGGGCGACAATCTTAGAGATTGCTTGGATCATTCTATCACAGCGCTTGTATTTCTACTGTTTGTACTAACTCCTGCTTAGTAGAACAAATTGTTCAACGTCAGTTCTAGTCACCTCTTTACATTTTAGGCAGCTTTAGAACTAAACGACCAGGGAGCACTCTTCCCTGCAATAGAGAGGATTTGAATAGACAGCACTAAAATAAATCTATGAATTATGCCCATCCTTAACCCTGACCGACCATCAATTGAGCAGACATAAAGCTGACGTTTAAAGAGAAAGTGGCGCTCTATGAGAAAATCTTGTAAACAAAAACACCGCAAtttttgtttttactcaataGTGATCATTCTGGCTCATTCTACTAAAACTGCAAGTGAGAAAAGGTTCAGGCAAACTGCTAAGACTTCATGATCACAGCTATGAAAAATAAACATGAAATACATTCAGGCTGCAAAGTCAGGAAAGGCTACATCACTCAAGTTTTAAGCtgcttaataataaaaaaaggaaatcttACGTTGTATAAGCACGTCGTACAATCAGCAAAGTGTTCAGGTCCTGAAGAAGGGTGTGTGGTGGAAAAAAATAGCAGCAAAACAacacaaagaaccaaaaaaaggGTCACTGAAATAATTTAGAAAAAGCGAGCCCACAAAACCGGACCTTTTCCTGGTTTATGCTGCAAGTCCAATAAAGtggtaataataaatacaatttgatgacagcaaggacaggaggaggacgaggaggaggtaGGTGGGTGCAGGAGCGGGATGAACATTCCCCTGTAAGGAGTGCGCTCCAACAAAGATTGGgggaggaagaagattaagaagcGCGACAGGAGGGCTCACTCTGTCGTGCCGGTCATCCTCTCCTCGTCGCCCTGCTTGTTGTGCTGCAGCCTGGCGTACGTCACCGCGTCGCCCCTGTGAGGATGGTCATTAGTCGTCAATTTGCACAAATATGGTAGGGGATTAATAGGAAGGTTAAGACTTACTAATAAAACATAACATTAGGTGCAGCAATACaaaaatgcttttattttttaaaaccaaGGATGTTTTTATGCCGGAGATTCGAGAACGACCATCCATTAAGTGAGATCGGCCTGtactgatcacatgtattaactgtaaatttAGCAATTATTACTATTGACAGCTTaataatatcaacacaatatttaaacccgTGTAATATtctttaccatttaaaaaaaatgctaaacaaagtcaatagtacacatgAACAAAACAGAAGTACAAACTACTATTTAAATACTTTGCTTTTTGCCCAGCAAGTCATCCTGTGTACAAGGAAATACTTTCCCAGTTTGTAGTAAAcgtcaacaaaaaatcctgaaaaaatacaaatatacccCTTATCATTCTAGTATCCATCATACACCAATAGTAACCTAGGTATCGACTCCACTAATTTATGGATGATCAATTCACCCTCCCCTTAAGTTATGTACTGACTATGACAATGCTGGCACACAAACTGTTCATTTCAtgttaatagctgcttactttctgctgttaCACAAATCCATGTACACTCCATGAACATTCACCAGCCACTATTTCTTGGTGCTTAAAGCTGGTTAGTGGTTCGCTTAGCCATTAGCATGCGAGCCCCTGGCTTGCTCTTGGTGTGTAACATGtgtagcctcgtcctccagtgataatggagacataagatactaagaaatgcagagtagtagttgtaatagaaattattatttttaagttaAGGGAGCAATTCCACACTCTTTATAGAGATGCATAATTAGCTGCTAGTCACTTGTTAGCAGGGGGAATTAATTATTATTACAGTGTCAGAAGTAAGGGATtggcattaaaaggcattaattgGCAGTGGCTATCACCTACTTTTTCACGAAAATCAGCCAAGACTGGTCGATCATCGGCACAAACCCATAAATAAACTTTAGCATATTGAATAATATACTATATAACGCCTGAAAAATAATGCTACTTAATTCTGGAATTATATTTTACAATCTGTTATATTGAACATTTTGTTGTACAGAATGGTATTTAGGGAAAACAAGTCATTGTGGTATTGTGCGTCTGACTGTACTACATCATGTATCTtacattattgtaaaataaaatattaagcGAAAAAAACATTGTTCAAGAAAATTAGTCAAAACTGGGCAGTACTGGCTTTTTAAAAGCAGGTGTATCTAATGTTAAGGCTATAAGTGGAGTGTGGTGGAAATTAGTTTTGAATTAGCAATGAAGTTTAAATTTAATTATAATCAAACGCTGAAAGGctttacattatttaaaaaataaatcataaaaggGAATTAGAGGTAAATTATGAGGTGAAtttaagcgttagaaaatggatggatggatttaaaagggCATCTGTTAATGCATGACAAGGAGAAGACAGTCAACCACATTCTAGAGTTCAAAATGGCTGCTTTTTCAATTAGGTGTGTCTTACTTTTTGCCTAAAGACGCCAAACCGTACAGGACTCCTGTGGCAAAGGCGATGCTGTTTCCGAACAAGGTGGTAAAGGAGAAACTCAGGAATACGGGAAACAGCGCCATCCTGAGCCCCGGACAAGCCATGgacataaaaaacaaacatacaaatCAGAATAGTATTTCTCCTATAAAGTGGAATCTTGATTTACCAACCCCTATATTTGCAAACTTCTCCATTTAGTCAAATATGCCACCTTGTGCGAAACATGTCCTATCAATGAATGCTTTATTCAGTCATTTATCTTGTTTTACCCCTGCAGGCAAAAAACAGGACGTAACATTTTTGTAGCACTTGCTTCACAGTACACATTCACTTCTCAGCGCTTTAGAGTGTGTGCATTTGTTCCCCTTTTGACAAGTTTTGTTCATTTTGCTATCTCAATATGCGTCCTAAAAAGATAACACACCAGTGTGGAAAGAATAAAATCACTGtggcagtaaaaaaaatatttgcgagTAATGTGCACTGATGGGGCTTGCAAGTATGGAAGAATTGACAAAGCAGGCTAtcaagttttaattgtgatgagacaggACATTTCTGGAAAATGATGCTATAGTTGACTTATTTTACAGCAGAGGAGAATAATTTTTCAAGGCACACACCTGAATTTTGAAATAATCTGGCATAATTAGTTTTTGCAATTCTTCCATTTGCCCTAAGGGCTGTGTAACACAGCTATGTTTCACTGTCACTACGTCTTTCACTTACAATCACATGGTGTATACAATAAAAAAAGTATTGGATTGAGCTAAATTAGTTCCAAAGTTCCCTGAAGGCAACTTGATACAGGACACCCCTTATCCTTTTGCTGATTGGTCTGTCAGGAGGCAATGCCCCTCGCATGCGCTCCATGTACAAAAAGGGTTAAAAGTCTGAATCTGAAAAAACAACTAATGAATCTGGGGAAAAAGTATTTGAacctggggaaaaaaatgtaattaaaaaacaaaaaaacaagcttAAACGTCAAAATACATGAAAgtgaaaaattaaaacaaattcatttaaaatatttttaagtgtGAAACAAAATTATATCCAAACTAAAAATAACATTATGTTCACTTCTTATTTGGAATACACTGATGTATCTTTCAAAATTCAACATCAAAACTTTAACTTTCggtttgaaagtttttttttcaagtacTTGACCCTCCTTTAGCTCTCTATATTCCTCCATCAAATTCGACactaagtggattttacttttttcaaagttaaatattgtagcaatatggttgtaaTAGTCAGTGATTTGTTATCCTTTGTGCGGGCAACAAATGGgctctgtgtctgtgtgtgttgacATTCAGAGGACAGCAGTAACCTGTTGTTTTGGGTATTTAATAAAAAGACAGTTGATTCATCActcccttgttatgtttgtttgatatactgtaGTGCACAGCACTTTattttgtgttcaaagtgtaaaaATCCTTCACTAAAATAAGTACTTCtgtcgaggctggaacccattattcatatttacattgtttcttatggagacatttgcttcactatacaaacgttTTGATTTTCGAACCCGTTGggaattaagtttgtaaatcgaggttccactggaTTTCATTCTTTCATTCAGCAATATCCCTGTTTTCTCACCCGCAGTAAAAGAAGGCCTTCTGCCAGGGTCGGAAGCGGTCCGCACGGGCAGCGATAGCGTTGGCGAACTCTATGAACTGACAGCAGAAGGGCACCTCGCACAGGAACAGCACAAATGCGTTCAACCTTGACAAAAACAGTTTATAATAAGTGAAGACGGTTGAAATATTGAACACTTTAAACATTCCAAATGAAAAAACAGGTGGTCAAAGTGTCACAGGAAAATGTTCAACTTTTTTTACGTGTGTAAAGTGAATTCCAGACCACCTTCATAGGTCACAAAATATGGACCCGCAGGTCCCAACTTCGAGACCCTGTTCTAGATCCTGACTTACACCATCCACACTCCTGCGGCAATGTTTAAAGGATTCACGGTGACGCAGTTCCACACCCCTGCGATGGCACAAGCTGCAATATTTAGGACACAGCAGAAAACAACGGTTAGGATTGTACTCAAACTGAAGATCTCAGCAGAGGAAAAAGAAGCAAAAGAGAACATTTTCACTTTTAAACAGCTTTTTCTGATGAATAATAAACATTTGGTTGTGTCTATTGACATTTGATGCACATGTTTCCATCCTGCTGAAAAATACAAAGCTCATTGAATATGCAGCAGTGGTGTCTGTGACACAAGCACTTGAGTCCGGTGTCAATGCGAATACAGAAACAAACTGACCATGTTATTAGGTCGCTTGGGAGATATGGTGTTTGGCAAGGGCAGAGTACACAGTATCGCCTAAAAACAAATGTAATGGTAAATTGCTGCAATTACATAAATGCTAAAACAAGAATAAACCTTGAAACCAATGCATTAGAGAAATTTCACAGAAGTTCacggaacaaaacagaagttagccaggctaacagGATGTACAAGTATCTTAGTAACTATGTCAAACACAACAAACTTTGTCAATATTAGGGTTAAGTctttgacaaagaaaaaaacatctGAGCAATATTTTCGACCGAACTCTCTCGTTTAAGCTCTACTTTTGGAGTCTTACTAAAA is part of the Nerophis ophidion isolate RoL-2023_Sa linkage group LG08, RoL_Noph_v1.0, whole genome shotgun sequence genome and encodes:
- the cacfd1 gene encoding calcium channel flower homolog, which produces MSSEETAAPTKAVPDDDGMTWWYRWLCKIAGVLGGISCAIAGVWNCVTVNPLNIAAGVWMVLNAFVLFLCEVPFCCQFIEFANAIAARADRFRPWQKAFFYCGMALFPVFLSFSFTTLFGNSIAFATGVLYGLASLGKKGDAVTYARLQHNKQGDEERMTGTTE